A genomic segment from Corylus avellana chromosome ca5, CavTom2PMs-1.0 encodes:
- the LOC132180764 gene encoding frataxin, mitochondrial-like isoform X1 has protein sequence MLRFGKLEPRSGEAGVVGPLAELRGSLVRRVAAGDFWFADGCPLADLMVRGRKLAVFPTAMASRLQFLRRLPRLLKPSSSSSSSSTIRRFSFLLLEASRSETTRWSPACRTFCSRPLNLGDDPQGPAAIDYSSVLQEDEFHRLSNSTIHHLLEKLEEYGDNVEIDGFDVDYGNEVLTLKLGDLGMYVLNKQTPNRQIWLSSPVSGPARFDWDRNAQTWVYRRSKADLLNMLEVGFPWWNRKYQIDLKITQSWTVAIFLFLWIIHFK, from the exons ATGCTGAGGTTCGGCAAGCTTGAGCCGAGGTCCGGTGAAGCTGGGGTCGTGGGGCCATTGGCGGAACTGCGAGGTTCGCTGGTTCGCCGAGTGGCCGCTGGCGACTTCTGGTTCGCCGATGGTTGTCCACTGGCGGATTTGATGGTTCGCGGACG AAAACTAGCTGTATTCCCTACTGCCATGGCTTCCAGGTTGCAATTCCTCAGAAGGCTCCCAAGGCTTTTAAagccttcttcttcctcttcttcttcttcaacgaTCCGTAGATTCAGTTTTCTGCTTCTAGAAGCTTCGAGGTCTGAGACAACTCGGTGGTCTCCTGCTTGTAGAACCTTCTGCTCTCGTCCACTGAATCTCGGAGACGATCCTCAAGGCCCCGCCGCCATTGATTACAG TTCTGTACTGCAGGAGGATGAGTTTCACAGGCTAAGCAATTCCACAATACATCACCTCCTAGAGAAACTCGAG GAATATGGTGATAATGTTGAAATAGATGGCTTTGACGTAGACTATGGG AATGAGGTGTTAACCTTGAAACTCGGGGATCTGGGTATGTATGTGTTGAACAAACAAACACCAAATAGACAAATTTGGCTATCTTCCCCAGTGAG TGGTCCCGCGAGGTTTGATTGGGATCGGAATGCTCAAACTTGGGTCTATAGGCGGAGCAAAGCAGATTTGCTGAATATGTTAGAAG TTGGGTTTCCATGGTGGAATCGAAAATACCAGATTGACCTCAAGATAACCCAGTCGTGGACTGTGgcaatctttttatttttgtggatcatccatttcaaatga
- the LOC132180764 gene encoding frataxin, mitochondrial-like isoform X2 has product MLRFGKLEPRSGEAGVVGPLAELRGSLVRRVAAGDFWFADGCPLADLMVRGRKLAVFPTAMASRLQFLRRLPRLLKPSSSSSSSSTIRRFSFLLLEASRSETTRWSPACRTFCSRPLNLGDDPQGPAAIDYSSVLQEDEFHRLSNSTIHHLLEKLEEYGDNVEIDGFDVDYGNEVLTLKLGDLGMYVLNKQTPNRQIWLSSPVSGPARFDWDRNAQTWVYRRSKADLLNMLEGELERLCGEPISLS; this is encoded by the exons ATGCTGAGGTTCGGCAAGCTTGAGCCGAGGTCCGGTGAAGCTGGGGTCGTGGGGCCATTGGCGGAACTGCGAGGTTCGCTGGTTCGCCGAGTGGCCGCTGGCGACTTCTGGTTCGCCGATGGTTGTCCACTGGCGGATTTGATGGTTCGCGGACG AAAACTAGCTGTATTCCCTACTGCCATGGCTTCCAGGTTGCAATTCCTCAGAAGGCTCCCAAGGCTTTTAAagccttcttcttcctcttcttcttcttcaacgaTCCGTAGATTCAGTTTTCTGCTTCTAGAAGCTTCGAGGTCTGAGACAACTCGGTGGTCTCCTGCTTGTAGAACCTTCTGCTCTCGTCCACTGAATCTCGGAGACGATCCTCAAGGCCCCGCCGCCATTGATTACAG TTCTGTACTGCAGGAGGATGAGTTTCACAGGCTAAGCAATTCCACAATACATCACCTCCTAGAGAAACTCGAG GAATATGGTGATAATGTTGAAATAGATGGCTTTGACGTAGACTATGGG AATGAGGTGTTAACCTTGAAACTCGGGGATCTGGGTATGTATGTGTTGAACAAACAAACACCAAATAGACAAATTTGGCTATCTTCCCCAGTGAG TGGTCCCGCGAGGTTTGATTGGGATCGGAATGCTCAAACTTGGGTCTATAGGCGGAGCAAAGCAGATTTGCTGAATATGTTAGAAGGTGAGCTGGAGCGACTGTGTGGTGAACCCATCAGTCTTTCTTAG
- the LOC132180764 gene encoding frataxin, mitochondrial-like isoform X4 yields the protein MLRPARTNLRKLAVFPTAMASRLQFLRRLPRLLKPSSSSSSSSTIRRFSFLLLEASRSETTRWSPACRTFCSRPLNLGDDPQGPAAIDYSSVLQEDEFHRLSNSTIHHLLEKLEEYGDNVEIDGFDVDYGNEVLTLKLGDLGMYVLNKQTPNRQIWLSSPVSGPARFDWDRNAQTWVYRRSKADLLNMLEVGFPWWNRKYQIDLKITQSWTVAIFLFLWIIHFK from the exons ATGCTTCGTCCGGCAAGAACAAATCTGAG AAAACTAGCTGTATTCCCTACTGCCATGGCTTCCAGGTTGCAATTCCTCAGAAGGCTCCCAAGGCTTTTAAagccttcttcttcctcttcttcttcttcaacgaTCCGTAGATTCAGTTTTCTGCTTCTAGAAGCTTCGAGGTCTGAGACAACTCGGTGGTCTCCTGCTTGTAGAACCTTCTGCTCTCGTCCACTGAATCTCGGAGACGATCCTCAAGGCCCCGCCGCCATTGATTACAG TTCTGTACTGCAGGAGGATGAGTTTCACAGGCTAAGCAATTCCACAATACATCACCTCCTAGAGAAACTCGAG GAATATGGTGATAATGTTGAAATAGATGGCTTTGACGTAGACTATGGG AATGAGGTGTTAACCTTGAAACTCGGGGATCTGGGTATGTATGTGTTGAACAAACAAACACCAAATAGACAAATTTGGCTATCTTCCCCAGTGAG TGGTCCCGCGAGGTTTGATTGGGATCGGAATGCTCAAACTTGGGTCTATAGGCGGAGCAAAGCAGATTTGCTGAATATGTTAGAAG TTGGGTTTCCATGGTGGAATCGAAAATACCAGATTGACCTCAAGATAACCCAGTCGTGGACTGTGgcaatctttttatttttgtggatcatccatttcaaatga
- the LOC132180764 gene encoding frataxin, mitochondrial-like isoform X3, translating to MLRFGKLEPRSGEAGVVGPLAELRGSLVRRVAAGDFWFADGCPLADLMVRGRKLAVFPTAMASRLQFLRRLPRLLKPSSSSSSSSTIRRFSFLLLEASRSETTRWSPACRTFCSRPLNLGDDPQGPAAIDYSSVLQEDEFHRLSNSTIHHLLEKLEEYGDNVEIDGFDVDYGNEVLTLKLGDLGMYVLNKQTPNRQIWLSSPVSGPARFDWDRNAQTWVYRRSKADLLNMLEGLRRSEEEKKDK from the exons ATGCTGAGGTTCGGCAAGCTTGAGCCGAGGTCCGGTGAAGCTGGGGTCGTGGGGCCATTGGCGGAACTGCGAGGTTCGCTGGTTCGCCGAGTGGCCGCTGGCGACTTCTGGTTCGCCGATGGTTGTCCACTGGCGGATTTGATGGTTCGCGGACG AAAACTAGCTGTATTCCCTACTGCCATGGCTTCCAGGTTGCAATTCCTCAGAAGGCTCCCAAGGCTTTTAAagccttcttcttcctcttcttcttcttcaacgaTCCGTAGATTCAGTTTTCTGCTTCTAGAAGCTTCGAGGTCTGAGACAACTCGGTGGTCTCCTGCTTGTAGAACCTTCTGCTCTCGTCCACTGAATCTCGGAGACGATCCTCAAGGCCCCGCCGCCATTGATTACAG TTCTGTACTGCAGGAGGATGAGTTTCACAGGCTAAGCAATTCCACAATACATCACCTCCTAGAGAAACTCGAG GAATATGGTGATAATGTTGAAATAGATGGCTTTGACGTAGACTATGGG AATGAGGTGTTAACCTTGAAACTCGGGGATCTGGGTATGTATGTGTTGAACAAACAAACACCAAATAGACAAATTTGGCTATCTTCCCCAGTGAG TGGTCCCGCGAGGTTTGATTGGGATCGGAATGCTCAAACTTGGGTCTATAGGCGGAGCAAAGCAGATTTGCTGAATATGTTAGAAG GACTCAGGagatcagaagaagaaaaaaaggacaagtaa